The Sulfurimonas sp. HSL3-2 genome segment TTAAAGCCAAATATCCGCAGATACTTGGCGATCTTCCCTAAATGGCAGTCAGCTATGAATTTCATGAGATTATTATAGCTTATATGGAAGTTCAAACTGCTTTGGAATCGTGAATTTAATGATACAATTATCTAACCTCTTGTTCGTTCTAAAAGGAAAGTGACCTATGATCCCGTTTAACTATCTAGGATTTGTCTTTAAACACTTTAGCTCTTCTTTATACCCAAAGAAGGTGGTGGAAGAACTTTGCATGTTTATAAAACCGTTATGTGACGATGCATCCGTTTTAGACATCGGGGCAGGGACAGGCATGATGTGCGAGTTTGCATACAGATGCAATCCCAAGCTGAGATATGTAGCAGTAGACCCGGCGAAAGGTATGCTCAAATATACCGAGGACTATGTAGAAGTACATACGGCAACGGCAGAAGCGCTGCCTTTTGATGATGATAGTTTTGATGCCGTACTCATGGGAGAGTCACTCCACCACCTTGCTGATCCGGATACCGCTATGAAAGAAGTTGTAAGGGTTCTCAAAAAAAACGGAAAACTCTTTATTTATGATTTCGACAAGGGAACATTTCTGGGCAAGAGCCTCTGGGCTATGGAAAAACTTCTCGGTGAACCTGCTCATTTTTATGAAGTAGATGCACTGAAAAAGATGCTTGAAGAGCATGGTTTTCATGTACATGTAAGTCAACATAAGTGGCGTTACAGTGTGAGTGCTAGTTTATAAATATTTTATCTTTTAAATAAGCTGTATCTTTAACTCTTTTCCCAGTATATGCGCGAAGTTCTGCAAAGTGGAGAGCTTGATGTCTTGTGCGTGATTTTCTATTCTTGATATGGCTGATTTTTTCGTATGAAGCTTTTGCGCTATCTCTTCTTGTGTCAGTCCGATTTCCACTCTTGCTCGCTTGAGCATCTCTCCTATCTTAAACTCTTCATATCCTGTTTCAAGACCATTGGCGAACTCCAAATCTTCTACTTTTCTTTTTTGGATATATTTTTTTAGATCACTCATTTGTCAAATACTCCTTTTTTCTTTTCTGGGCAAGCTCTATCTCTTTTTTTGGAACTTTTTGGTCTTTTTTTCTAAAAGCGTTTGTCAGCACGACAAAAGTACCGTTATGTTCAAAGCCCATGAGTCTAAAGTTATTATTTCCGTGTTGGACTCTTACTTCGACGATGCCATCACTGTTTGACAACTGTTTATAAAACTTTGTCGATACGATAGACTCTTCCTCCATCAACTGCAATACCCAAACGACCTTTTGAGCCTCTTTGGCGGAAAGACCATCCAAAAACTCTTCTATCGGGCTTTTTCCCGAGCTGAGTTTATAAAAGATGATCTCTTTCATGGCATAATGTTAACATATAAGTTAACTTTTGTCAATTTACATCTATTGTGTCGCATCGTAGAAATCCTATTTTATAGATAGGATAAATTATATAAGAGTTCAAAAAGTCGGAATGAAAATATGACAGAATGAAATGGTTTGTAATGATTTGTTTTTGTGGTCACAATTTGTGACCTCAAGTTTGTATATTAATTTAGAAAAGTGGAGATTCATTCACTGGGGTGTAAATCTAAGATTACGGGTGTAGAAAGATTTAGAGGTATTTATAATTAGACAACTGTGACATATGCTATATTCTGTAATTTTAAAAATATTTTATTATTCTTTGATTTATTTAGTTTACCTATAGCCAAGATATACTTACCAGATAAATCTTCTAATTCTTTTATTTTAAATCTTTCCAAAAAGGACTTTGATATTTTTTCATCAATTAATATACTTACTGTGTCATTACCACCTGTATTTATCCATATGCTTTCTATCGTTTTCTTATCAAGCTGAGCATCTGAAATCATACCCCAAATTGCTCTCCTTGTATTAGGTTTATTATTTAAAATATCATCTACATATTCATTTGTCAATTCATTGAAATTTTTAAATAGATTTTTTGATGAATAAGAATAACCTTCTAAATCAATTTTTAAATTTGAACTGTTAAAATAGTTTTCATCTTCCATTAATGCTTTCAATATCGTACTTAGTCTTCTATGCGATTTTGCAGGGGCTTGTCCATTTTTATTAGAATGATGTCCTGCTCTACTTTTGTTATCTAGATTGTCTTCGTCAGTATCATCAATATGTCTACTTATTTGGGCTCCAAAGTTTAAGTCCAAAACCAATTCTTTTCCCGAATTGAAATATTCTTTTTCGTCATCAGATAAAGCTCCAGTTACAGTTTCACTTTCTTGAGCAGCTAAATCACATCCTTCCTTATGCGGTCTTGCACCAAAACATGCTGCCTGACCACTTGTCGATGCTTTTCTAAAAAAAGCAGAACCCCCACATTGACATTGTAAAAATCTTCTTTTATATGCTAACTCTGATTCCTCTAGTTTTTGAAATTCATGTGCTTTATATTTTTTATTATCTATTGTGCATATTGCAAAATCCATTATTAGTAACTCCTTAAACAAATAACTTTGGTGTAAGTGACGTAGGTTTAATATTAGGTTCTTTAATCTTAATTATGATTGGCATGGGCATTTCAATGCTTATTAAAAGTGCTTCACCTGATTGTAAAGTAGGTAAATATGACAATGAACTTTTATTTCCTTCTGAACACGCTTTTTCTATTACACTTCTATCTGTTTCATTTATAAGTCTATGA includes the following:
- a CDS encoding type II toxin-antitoxin system RelE/ParE family toxin: MKEIIFYKLSSGKSPIEEFLDGLSAKEAQKVVWVLQLMEEESIVSTKFYKQLSNSDGIVEVRVQHGNNNFRLMGFEHNGTFVVLTNAFRKKDQKVPKKEIELAQKRKKEYLTNE
- a CDS encoding helix-turn-helix transcriptional regulator; this encodes MSDLKKYIQKRKVEDLEFANGLETGYEEFKIGEMLKRARVEIGLTQEEIAQKLHTKKSAISRIENHAQDIKLSTLQNFAHILGKELKIQLI
- a CDS encoding class I SAM-dependent methyltransferase, with the translated sequence MIPFNYLGFVFKHFSSSLYPKKVVEELCMFIKPLCDDASVLDIGAGTGMMCEFAYRCNPKLRYVAVDPAKGMLKYTEDYVEVHTATAEALPFDDDSFDAVLMGESLHHLADPDTAMKEVVRVLKKNGKLFIYDFDKGTFLGKSLWAMEKLLGEPAHFYEVDALKKMLEEHGFHVHVSQHKWRYSVSASL